Proteins from a single region of Hymenobacter aquaticus:
- the dnaB gene encoding replicative DNA helicase — MGTPSGKLPPQARELEAAVLGALMLEKDALTTVIDILKPESFYDEKHRRIFKAILNLFDKSEPIDILTVTHELREMGELEAGGGAHFVANLTFKVNSAANIEYHARIITENAIKRELINIASTIHRDAFEDTTDVFNLLDSTEQALFEVSESNIRKNFDDMRSLMGKAIKELEEKKNQKDGLTGVPSGFSALDRVTSGWQPSDLVIIAARPGMGKCLGKGTKVLMYDGTLRNVEDVREGELLMGDDSTPRRVLNIARGRERMYWVRQNKAEAYRVNESHILSLKRSRTEGPHRHGDVLNITVKDWLSKSAKFRSNYKGYKVPVEFAAQDVSVDPYFLGVWLGDGASDNCRITGQDPEIIDYLHEYAEALDMQVTVGVVANRCNSYGITRGRQGGSIAQYSLQDELRQLGVLGNKHIPQQYLSNSTESRLRLLAGLIDSDGHLDPVSNGYEITQKNHRLARQIKFLADSLGFRTSLKKKRAAISSIGYESEVFRVRIYGDINRVPVRVQRKKAQPWASKVDWRMTGISVEFDQEDDYYGFAIDGNRLFLLQDMTVTHNTAFVVSAMRNAAVDHKKAVAIFSLEMSSIQLVNRLISAEAELDSEKIKKGNLADYEWAQLNHKIAGLSSAPIYIDDTPGLSIRELRTKCRRLKAHHDIQMIIIDYLQLMTGNSDGGKGAGNREQEIASISRALKGIAKELNVPVLALSQLSRSVETRGGDKKPQLSDLRESGSIEQDADMVVFLYRPEYYKITEDEMGNPTQGTGEVIIAKHRNGSLETVQLKFIGKFTKFADLDGGGFGMDAEYNTGAFPASTFDDEPGFAPNTIRLGSKINEGGPGPVPFPKSNFGNDDPPF; from the coding sequence ATGGGCACGCCTTCGGGTAAGCTCCCGCCCCAGGCGCGCGAGCTGGAAGCCGCTGTTTTGGGTGCCCTCATGCTGGAGAAGGATGCCCTGACCACTGTTATTGACATCCTCAAGCCCGAGAGCTTCTACGACGAGAAGCACCGGCGCATCTTCAAGGCTATCCTGAATCTGTTCGACAAGTCGGAGCCAATTGACATCCTGACCGTAACCCACGAGCTGCGGGAAATGGGCGAGCTGGAAGCCGGCGGCGGGGCCCATTTCGTGGCCAACCTCACCTTCAAGGTGAACTCGGCGGCCAACATCGAGTACCACGCCCGCATCATCACCGAAAACGCCATTAAGCGGGAGCTGATCAACATTGCCAGCACCATTCACCGCGACGCTTTCGAGGACACGACCGACGTATTTAACCTGCTCGACAGCACCGAGCAAGCCCTGTTTGAGGTTTCGGAATCCAACATCCGCAAGAACTTCGACGACATGCGCAGCCTGATGGGCAAGGCCATCAAGGAGCTCGAAGAAAAGAAAAACCAGAAGGACGGCCTCACCGGTGTGCCCTCCGGCTTCTCGGCCCTCGACCGGGTTACCTCCGGCTGGCAACCGTCTGACCTGGTGATTATTGCGGCTCGCCCGGGCATGGGTAAGTGCTTAGGAAAAGGCACCAAAGTGCTGATGTATGACGGCACGCTGCGCAACGTGGAAGACGTGCGCGAAGGTGAGCTGCTGATGGGCGACGACTCGACGCCGCGCCGGGTGCTGAATATTGCCCGGGGTCGGGAACGGATGTACTGGGTGCGCCAGAACAAGGCCGAGGCCTACCGCGTCAACGAAAGCCACATTCTCTCGCTCAAGCGCAGCCGCACTGAGGGCCCGCACCGCCACGGCGACGTGCTCAACATCACCGTGAAGGACTGGCTGAGCAAGTCGGCCAAGTTCCGCTCGAACTACAAGGGCTATAAAGTGCCGGTAGAGTTTGCCGCGCAGGACGTTTCGGTTGATCCGTATTTCCTGGGCGTGTGGCTCGGGGATGGGGCTTCCGACAACTGCCGCATCACCGGCCAGGACCCGGAAATCATCGACTACCTGCACGAGTACGCCGAGGCGCTGGACATGCAGGTAACGGTGGGCGTGGTGGCTAACCGCTGCAACAGCTACGGCATCACCCGGGGCCGGCAGGGTGGCAGCATCGCGCAGTATTCGCTGCAGGATGAGCTGCGGCAGCTGGGCGTGCTGGGCAATAAGCATATTCCCCAGCAGTACCTGAGCAACTCGACCGAGAGTCGCCTGCGGTTGCTGGCCGGCCTGATTGACTCCGACGGCCACCTCGACCCGGTGAGCAATGGCTACGAAATCACCCAGAAAAACCACCGCCTGGCCCGGCAGATTAAGTTTCTGGCCGACTCGCTGGGCTTCCGCACCTCGCTGAAGAAGAAGCGGGCTGCCATCAGCAGCATCGGCTACGAAAGTGAGGTATTCCGGGTGCGGATCTACGGCGACATCAACCGGGTGCCGGTGCGGGTGCAGCGGAAGAAGGCTCAGCCCTGGGCCAGCAAGGTCGATTGGCGCATGACCGGTATTTCGGTGGAATTCGATCAGGAAGACGACTACTACGGCTTCGCCATCGACGGCAACCGCCTGTTCCTGCTCCAGGACATGACGGTGACCCACAACACTGCCTTCGTAGTCTCGGCGATGCGCAACGCGGCCGTGGACCACAAAAAGGCGGTGGCGATTTTCTCGCTGGAAATGTCCTCGATTCAGCTCGTGAATCGTCTGATTTCGGCCGAGGCGGAGCTGGACTCGGAGAAAATCAAGAAGGGCAACCTGGCCGACTACGAGTGGGCCCAGCTCAACCACAAGATTGCCGGCCTGTCGTCGGCCCCGATTTACATCGACGACACGCCGGGCCTGAGCATCCGGGAATTGCGCACCAAGTGTCGCCGCCTCAAGGCCCACCACGACATCCAGATGATCATCATCGACTACCTGCAGCTGATGACGGGTAACTCGGATGGGGGTAAGGGCGCCGGCAACCGCGAACAGGAAATTGCCTCGATTTCGCGGGCTCTGAAGGGTATTGCCAAGGAATTGAACGTGCCGGTGCTGGCGCTGTCGCAGCTTTCCCGCTCGGTGGAAACCCGGGGCGGCGACAAGAAGCCCCAGCTTAGTGACCTTCGCGAATCGGGCTCCATCGAGCAGGACGCCGACATGGTGGTGTTTCTGTACCGCCCGGAGTACTACAAGATTACGGAGGACGAGATGGGCAACCCGACCCAGGGCACCGGTGAGGTGATTATTGCCAAGCACCGGAACGGCTCCCTGGAAACGGTTCAGCTCAAGTTTATCGGCAAGTTCACCAAGTTTGCCGACCTCGACGGCGGCGGTTTCGGCATGGACGCCGAGTACAACACCGGCGCCTTCCCGGCCAGCACCTTCGACGACGAGCCCGGCTTCGCGCCCAACACCATTCGGCTGGGCAGCAAGATCAACGAGGGCGGCCCCGGGCCGGTACCCTTCCCGAAAAGCAACTTCGGCAACGACGACCCGCCGTTTTAA
- a CDS encoding HAD family hydrolase, protein MQAFLFDLNGTMIHDMDYHTNAWHHIFNHELGGHFTREEVKPQMYGKNQEVLVRVFGPDRFTEAEMDELALRKEQRYQEDFRPHLALLPGLAEFLERAHQHGIPMAIGSAAIPFNINFVLDTLGIRHYFRAIVSADDVTRSKPHPETFLKAADQLGVAPADCLVFEDVPKGAEAALNAGMKAVILTTTHEQQEFTHLPNILHFAPDFRAEAIKRIIANA, encoded by the coding sequence ATGCAAGCATTCCTGTTTGACTTGAACGGTACCATGATTCACGACATGGACTATCATACCAATGCCTGGCACCACATCTTCAACCACGAGCTGGGCGGCCACTTCACCCGCGAGGAAGTCAAGCCCCAGATGTACGGCAAAAACCAGGAAGTGCTGGTGCGCGTGTTCGGCCCCGACCGGTTCACCGAGGCCGAAATGGACGAGCTGGCCCTGCGCAAAGAGCAGCGCTACCAGGAGGACTTCCGCCCCCACCTGGCCCTGCTGCCCGGCCTGGCCGAGTTTCTGGAGCGGGCTCACCAGCACGGCATTCCGATGGCCATCGGCTCGGCCGCCATTCCCTTCAACATCAACTTCGTCCTCGATACCCTCGGCATCCGGCACTACTTCCGGGCCATCGTCAGCGCCGACGACGTGACGCGCAGCAAGCCCCACCCCGAAACCTTCCTCAAAGCCGCCGACCAGCTCGGCGTTGCCCCAGCCGACTGCCTCGTCTTCGAAGACGTGCCCAAAGGCGCCGAAGCCGCCCTCAACGCCGGCATGAAAGCCGTCATCCTGACCACGACGCACGAGCAGCAGGAGTTTACCCACTTACCCAACATCCTGCACTTCGCCCCCGACTTCCGGGCCGAGGCCATCAAGCGCATCATCGCCAATGCCTAA
- a CDS encoding pyridoxal phosphate-dependent aminotransferase: MVSKMAGSLIGSEIIKIGNEVNDMIRKGEEICNLTIGDFDPKIYPIPDELQAEIAAAYAAGNTNYPPANGMADLRTAVAEFTTERLGLTYSVNDILVAGGSRPLIYATYLALIDPGDKVVFPVPSWNNNHYCHLSGAEPVMVETTVENNFMPTAAEVAPHLKGATLLALCSPLNPTGTVFSREDLEAICDLVIAENKTRTAGEKPLYIMYDQIYWMLTFGETQHYDPVNLRPELRDYVIYIDGISKCFAATGVRVGYAFGPSTVIDKMKSILGHVGAWAPKAEQVATAKYLKQGAAVDEFLAGFKQKVQRSLDALYNGLQDLKKQGYPVDAVVPQGAIYLTAQINAIGKTTPEGKLLATNKDITFYLISRARLAVVPFGAFGTDETSTWFRMSVGGASLESMEAALPRLKEALDVLK, translated from the coding sequence ATGGTTTCTAAAATGGCCGGCAGCCTGATTGGCTCCGAAATTATCAAGATTGGCAATGAGGTAAATGACATGATCCGCAAGGGCGAGGAAATCTGCAACCTCACCATCGGCGACTTCGATCCGAAAATCTATCCTATTCCCGACGAGCTGCAAGCTGAAATTGCGGCGGCTTACGCGGCCGGCAACACCAACTACCCGCCTGCCAACGGCATGGCCGACCTGCGCACGGCCGTAGCCGAATTCACCACCGAGCGGCTGGGCCTCACCTACTCCGTCAACGACATCCTGGTGGCCGGCGGCTCCCGGCCCCTGATCTACGCCACGTATTTGGCCCTGATTGACCCCGGCGACAAAGTGGTGTTCCCCGTGCCCAGTTGGAACAACAACCACTACTGCCACCTCTCCGGCGCCGAGCCGGTGATGGTCGAAACCACGGTGGAAAACAACTTCATGCCCACCGCCGCTGAGGTAGCACCCCACCTGAAGGGTGCCACTCTACTGGCCCTGTGCTCCCCGCTGAACCCCACCGGCACCGTATTTTCGCGCGAAGACCTGGAGGCCATCTGCGACCTGGTCATTGCCGAAAACAAGACCCGCACCGCCGGCGAAAAGCCCCTGTACATCATGTACGACCAGATCTACTGGATGCTGACCTTCGGGGAAACCCAGCACTACGACCCGGTCAACCTGCGGCCCGAGCTGCGCGACTACGTCATCTACATCGACGGTATTTCCAAGTGCTTTGCCGCCACCGGCGTGCGCGTGGGCTACGCCTTCGGCCCCAGCACCGTCATCGACAAGATGAAGTCTATTCTGGGCCACGTGGGGGCCTGGGCGCCCAAGGCCGAGCAGGTGGCCACCGCCAAGTACCTGAAACAAGGGGCCGCCGTCGACGAGTTTCTGGCCGGCTTCAAGCAGAAAGTACAGCGCAGCCTCGATGCCTTGTACAACGGCTTGCAGGACCTGAAAAAGCAGGGCTACCCCGTCGATGCCGTCGTGCCCCAGGGCGCCATCTACCTCACGGCCCAGATCAACGCCATCGGCAAAACCACGCCCGAGGGCAAGCTGCTGGCGACCAACAAGGACATTACCTTCTACCTCATTTCCCGGGCCCGCCTGGCCGTGGTGCCCTTCGGTGCCTTCGGCACCGACGAAACCTCGACCTGGTTCCGCATGTCGGTGGGCGGCGCTTCCCTGGAAAGCATGGAAGCCGCCCTGCCCCGCCTGAAAGAGGCCCTGGATGTGTTGAAATAA